The following are encoded in a window of Nilaparvata lugens isolate BPH chromosome 13, ASM1435652v1, whole genome shotgun sequence genomic DNA:
- the LOC111054754 gene encoding LOW QUALITY PROTEIN: protein takeout (The sequence of the model RefSeq protein was modified relative to this genomic sequence to represent the inferred CDS: inserted 2 bases in 1 codon), translating to MLIDIRLVDFRSISPPIITLVICLLGFLQPVQPQNQWYQEEDIPYYVHPCSKHDPNINQCFTHAANHLARHFQKGIPELGVENVEPINIDEIFLALGNGPDGYRATFRDVEAYGVSNLTITGVRSDLNSLQFQLSVYIPRITARAHYRSSGVLIMVQATGGGDYWGDYEGVKAKIYFRAXSVEDDEGVKYLKLEDLKMDFSVRDIKMGIQNVHNGNTVLEAALNLFINSNAQDLLREMKPSIKKKLLVNMHNFIDNLFAQIPYSHFITE from the exons ATGTTGATCGACATTCGATTAGTCGACTTTCGATCAATTTCACCACCAATAATCACACTTGTAATTTGTTTGCTGGGATTTCTGCAACCAGTTCAACCACAGAACCAGTGGTACCAGGAAGAAGATATAC CCTACTACGTTCACCCATGTAGCAAACATGACCCCAACATCAACCAATGCTTCACGCATGCTGCTAATCATTTGGCCAGGCATTTTCAGAAAG gCATCCCAGAGCTGGGCGTTGAAAATGTAGAACCAATTAACATAGACGAAATTTTCCTTGCATTGGGGAATGGGCCTGATGGCTATAGAGCAACATTCAGAGATGTAGAAGCTTATGGAGTTAGTAATCTCACAATTACTGGAGTAAG GTCTGACTTGAACTCACTACAATTCCAACTGAGTGTGTACATACCTCGCATAACCGCTAGAGCGCACTACCGCAGCTCAGGTGTCCTTATAATGGTGCAAGCCACAGGTGGTGGAGATTACTGGGGTGATTATG agGGTGTGAAAGCCAAGATATACTTCAGAGC AAGTGTTGAAGACGATGAGGgagtcaaatatttaaaattagaGGATTTGAAAATGGATTTCAGTGTGAGAGACATAAAAATGGGCATTCAAAACGTGCATAACGGGAATACCGTATTGG AGGCAGCTCTCAATCTATTCATCAACTCCAACGCTCAGGATCTTCTGAGAGAAATGAAACCCTCCATTAAGAAAAAGCTGCTTGTCAACATGCACAATTTCATTGATAACTTATTTGCACAGATACCTTACAGCCATTTTATAACCGAATAA
- the LOC111054750 gene encoding guanine nucleotide-binding protein subunit beta-like protein 1: MLTNHSQTDQAVFTVGFKSFYLKNKYFFKYFNFIIMAKPPPDPLFVFHEGMESVFCLLFVINDNNELIYAGTGDGKVYIWDLEDNRKLKTNKIGDNTCLQLHHIDQQLFVTQEKSGPSTVWQEDTTTMDWSKKHVIPSSYVGFCRSVLTQDMRLIIPCGGSVLKLVCLLEDKKKGGIVDEKGNSGENSVVKMGNNGASCCKSGDTKGNTILSELGDSLKTIISELVGKTFIEKYLCCKNDEKTGEVMALKSFGQFLLAVYESGELKLWCLGTQKCLGTLKLFDVTVDGGSDCPMAIDFDEATGCGIVGSSSAELIEFSLEGFGVNCEQTKNSTVVAYDEPVKNSTVTAEVKLVKTRTVTMTNPGSSCVKIREDGKLFLVGSWDGRIRVYSCRSLKLLVVLDSHRKKTVQDLVFSSKENMKSWTGNNVFATGGLDGRVCLWSIY, from the exons atgttgacaAATCATTCTCAAACAGATCAGGCTGTGTTTACTGTTGgatttaaaagtttttatttaaaaaataagtatttttttaaatatttcaattttattatcatggccaAGCCTCCTCCGGACCCACTATTTGTATTTCATGAGGGTATGGAGTCTGTATTTTGTCTACTTTTTGTTATAAATGATAACAACGAGTTGATCTATGCTGGAACAGGGGATGGTAAAGTTTATATTTGGGATTTGGAG GACAACCGCAAACTGAAGACCAACAAAATCGGAGACAATACTTGCCTACAACTACACCACATTGATCAACAGCTGTTCGTCACTCAAGAGAAATCAGGCCCTTCAACCGTATGGCAAGAAGACACTACTACAATGGATTGGTCCAAAAAACATGTGATTCCTTCATCCTACGTGGGTTTTTGTAGGAGTGTATTGACTCAGGACATGAGGCTTATCATTCCTTGTGGTGGATCTGTTCTAAAATTGGTTTGTTTATTAGAAGACAAGAAAAAAGGTGGGATTGTAGATGAAAAAGGTAATAGTGGAGAAAATTCTGTTGTGAAAATGGGAAATAATGGAGCTTCATGCTGCAAATCCGGGGATACTAAGGGAAACACTATCCTCTCAGAATTAGGAGACTCTTTAAAAACTATAATTTCCGAATTAGTCGGGAAAACtttcatagaaaaatatttgtGTTGCAAAAACGATGAGAAAACCGGTGAGGTTATGGCGTTGAAATCGTTTGGACAGTTTTTGTTAGCTGTGTATGAATCTGGGGAGTTGAAACTCTGGTGTTTAGGCACCCAAAAATGTTTGGGGACTTTGAAATTGTTCGATGTGACCGTTGACGGTGGATCTGATTGTCCGATGGCCATTGATTTCGATGAGGCAACTGGTTGCGGTATTGTCGGGAGTAGTTCTGCTGAATTAATTGAGTTTTCTCTGGAAGGTTTTGGAGTAAATTGTGAACAGACTAAAAACAGTACAGTGGTCGCCTATGATGAACCGGTTAAAAACAGTACAGTGACCGCCGAGGTGAAACTGGTTAAAACACGTACAGTAACAATGACAAACCCGGGATCAAGTTGTGTCAAAATACGGGAAGATGGCAAACTTTTTCTGGTAGGTAGTTGGGATGGGAGGATTCGTGTATATTCTTGTAGAAGTTTGAAACTTTTGGTGGTGTTAGACAGTCACAGAAAGAAAACTGTACAAGATTTAGTGTTTTCTTcgaaagaaaatatgaaaagctGGACTGGTAACAATGTATTTGCCACAGGTGGTTTAGATGGCAGGGTATGCCTGTGGAGTATTTATTGA